A region from the Halomicroarcula saliterrae genome encodes:
- a CDS encoding glycosyltransferase family 2 protein, whose protein sequence is MSEHSVGDSGSHSDVSVTRSVVDLDGDRHLSVVSMTGDGSDSTVVRITDTLPDSHTLHLGRTEHSVENGGTLDVETAVGPDEVVRFGYVLAGSEEPTLADLTVELDTDLRTDGGIRAVWRGPDGQEAPLVVAPDRLLGSQGLELPVVSGPTSNGSRAAADSERAVSPLDGAAIGVVLTPTNGDAALRTVLRATRRGHTVFVTYSGRSADVESLDQLSSLGALVVEPPGTKTSQSALNRLLSEAARERGLPGIVLQTRDCPRIDYDRTAEAYERADYEVVAIPENWTTSSDSPTVVVGIPAYNAATSIGAVVERAAAFADEVVVVDDGSRDETAVRAREAGASVVIHEVNRGYGGALKTLFRTAADRDAEHLVVIDADGQHDPSDIPMLVETQTRDDADIVIGSRYVGERDTKIPFVRSIGLGLINGLTNASMGNLRPSGFVHDTQSGYRAYSRRAVRSLAADPMIGNNMGASTDILYHAHRARLGISEVPTTVYYDVENSSSQGSLSHGVDLLRNIVWTVEYGRPLLVVGMPGAISTVMGIAVTVLLLTTYLETGTVYAHQLLVSILFAVGGILLCIAAILMHVLNVHPTMKRLTTDANN, encoded by the coding sequence ATGAGTGAGCATTCAGTCGGTGACTCCGGGAGCCACAGTGACGTCTCCGTGACGCGCTCGGTCGTCGACCTAGACGGTGACCGCCACCTCTCAGTGGTGTCGATGACCGGGGACGGGAGCGATTCGACGGTGGTCCGAATCACTGATACGCTCCCGGACTCGCACACGCTCCACCTCGGCCGGACGGAGCATTCGGTCGAAAACGGTGGGACGCTCGACGTCGAGACCGCTGTCGGTCCCGACGAGGTGGTCCGCTTTGGCTACGTGCTCGCCGGCTCCGAGGAGCCGACGCTCGCCGACCTGACGGTCGAACTGGACACGGACCTGCGGACGGACGGCGGTATCCGTGCCGTCTGGCGGGGGCCGGACGGACAGGAGGCGCCACTCGTGGTGGCGCCGGACCGACTGCTCGGCAGTCAGGGCCTGGAGCTCCCGGTCGTTTCGGGGCCGACATCGAACGGGTCCCGGGCGGCCGCCGACTCCGAACGCGCGGTCTCGCCCCTGGACGGCGCCGCCATCGGCGTCGTGCTCACGCCGACCAACGGGGACGCGGCGCTGCGGACGGTGTTGCGGGCGACCCGGCGGGGCCACACGGTGTTTGTCACCTACAGCGGCCGCTCGGCCGACGTGGAGTCGCTCGACCAGCTCTCCTCGCTCGGCGCGCTCGTCGTCGAGCCGCCGGGGACGAAGACCTCCCAGTCCGCCCTCAACCGGCTACTCTCCGAGGCCGCCCGCGAGCGGGGGCTGCCCGGCATCGTCCTGCAGACGCGGGACTGCCCGCGCATCGACTACGACCGGACGGCCGAGGCGTACGAGAGGGCCGACTACGAGGTGGTCGCGATTCCGGAGAACTGGACCACCTCGTCCGACAGCCCGACGGTCGTCGTCGGCATCCCGGCGTACAACGCCGCCACGAGCATCGGCGCCGTCGTGGAGCGAGCGGCCGCCTTCGCCGACGAGGTGGTCGTCGTCGACGACGGGAGCCGCGACGAGACGGCCGTTCGTGCCCGGGAGGCCGGGGCATCGGTGGTCATTCACGAGGTGAACCGCGGCTACGGCGGGGCGCTCAAGACCCTCTTCCGGACGGCCGCGGACCGCGACGCGGAGCATCTCGTCGTCATCGACGCGGACGGGCAACACGACCCCTCGGACATCCCGATGCTGGTAGAGACCCAGACCCGCGACGACGCCGATATCGTCATCGGCAGCCGGTACGTGGGCGAGCGGGACACGAAGATCCCGTTCGTCCGGTCTATCGGCCTCGGGCTCATCAACGGCCTCACCAACGCGAGTATGGGGAATCTCCGCCCGAGCGGCTTCGTCCACGACACGCAGAGCGGCTACCGGGCCTACAGCCGACGGGCCGTCCGCTCGCTCGCGGCGGACCCGATGATAGGGAACAACATGGGCGCGAGCACCGACATCCTCTATCACGCCCACCGGGCCAGACTCGGTATCAGCGAGGTGCCGACGACGGTGTACTACGACGTGGAGAACTCCAGTTCGCAGGGCTCGCTCTCACACGGCGTCGACCTGCTGCGCAACATCGTCTGGACCGTCGAGTACGGCCGCCCGCTTCTGGTCGTGGGGATGCCCGGCGCCATCTCGACGGTCATGGGTATCGCCGTCACGGTCCTGTTGCTCACGACGTATCTGGAGACCGGCACGGTGTATGCCCACCAGCTCCTCGTCTCGATCCTGTTCGCAGTCGGCGGTATCCTGCTGTGTATCGCGGCGATACTGATGCACGTGCTGAACGTCCACCCGACGATGAAGCGACTCACGACCGATGCCAACAACTAA
- a CDS encoding metal-dependent hydrolase encodes MFPWTHAAFGYALFVLLAGALVALGLRGRLSKAELLAVVFATQLPDLVDKPLAWWFALIPSGRSLAHSLVLAVPLSLAVLAVARHRGHAEVGLAFAVGYASHLVGDVYVAVYYWRVEEFTFLLWPVLPAYPYDDYAGLGALVGGIELTTPLLSAVGLAVFAGLVFLVHFLRAPWWSPAVRR; translated from the coding sequence ATGTTCCCGTGGACTCACGCCGCCTTCGGCTACGCGCTCTTCGTCCTCCTGGCCGGAGCGCTCGTCGCCCTGGGGCTGCGTGGGCGCCTCTCGAAAGCGGAGCTACTCGCCGTGGTCTTCGCCACGCAGCTCCCGGACCTCGTCGACAAACCGCTGGCCTGGTGGTTCGCCCTCATCCCCTCCGGGCGGTCGCTGGCGCACTCGCTGGTGCTCGCCGTCCCGCTCTCGCTTGCCGTCCTCGCCGTCGCCCGCCACCGCGGCCACGCCGAGGTCGGGCTCGCCTTCGCCGTCGGCTACGCCAGCCACCTCGTCGGTGACGTCTACGTCGCGGTGTACTACTGGCGGGTCGAGGAGTTCACGTTCCTCCTGTGGCCCGTCCTGCCGGCCTACCCCTACGACGACTACGCCGGTCTGGGGGCGCTCGTCGGCGGCATCGAACTGACGACGCCGCTGCTTTCGGCCGTCGGCCTCGCGGTGTTCGCCGGCCTCGTCTTCCTCGTGCACTTCTTGCGGGCGCCGTGGTGGTCCCCCGCGGTCCGGCGCTGA
- a CDS encoding glycosyltransferase family 2 protein has product MVSETVSVVIPYSERYTPESMLEEAKRTVADQTVPTELVVVDDVDTGPADARNAGLERAGERYVAFLDADDLWATDKLERQLDRMRETGAGLCVQGPPTTLDDFVYDVFVGELSEVTSAILVDTEQVGVRFETGLQRGEDLLYVLEAATEGGVCCCPDLFSRRRHEGSMMASGMAVDEYREHAKRFGYLVSERVPAAQPYLTVYYNQLYTDLGVACHAAGDYDRAVTFLGRAVRITPHPYSVAYLARSVLFRALPFSP; this is encoded by the coding sequence ATGGTGAGCGAGACAGTCTCGGTCGTCATCCCGTACAGCGAGCGGTACACGCCCGAGTCGATGCTGGAAGAGGCGAAACGCACGGTCGCGGACCAGACCGTCCCGACCGAGCTGGTCGTCGTCGACGACGTCGACACCGGGCCGGCGGACGCCCGCAACGCGGGGCTGGAGCGGGCCGGCGAGCGCTACGTCGCCTTCCTCGACGCCGACGACCTCTGGGCCACCGACAAGCTCGAACGCCAGCTCGACCGGATGCGGGAGACCGGGGCCGGGCTCTGCGTGCAGGGGCCGCCGACGACGCTCGACGATTTCGTCTACGACGTGTTCGTCGGCGAGCTCTCGGAGGTCACCTCGGCCATCCTCGTCGACACGGAGCAGGTCGGCGTCCGCTTCGAGACGGGGCTCCAGCGCGGCGAAGACCTGCTGTACGTCCTCGAAGCGGCGACCGAGGGCGGCGTCTGTTGCTGCCCGGACCTGTTCTCGCGGCGCCGCCACGAGGGGAGCATGATGGCCTCGGGGATGGCCGTCGACGAGTACCGCGAACACGCCAAACGCTTCGGCTATCTGGTCAGCGAGCGGGTCCCGGCCGCCCAGCCGTATCTCACGGTCTACTACAACCAGCTCTACACGGACCTCGGCGTGGCCTGTCACGCCGCCGGCGACTACGACCGCGCGGTCACCTTTCTCGGGCGGGCGGTCCGCATCACGCCGCACCCCTACTCGGTCGCCTATCTGGCGCGGAGCGTGCTGTTCCGCGCGCTCCCGTTCTCGCCGTAG